In Geminocystis sp. NIES-3708, a single window of DNA contains:
- the mreD gene encoding rod shape-determining protein MreD, with protein sequence MLKILDISWKNNYWLRIFLIIFSLIICCLLLLVRISGLELIGITPNWLLIWLVIWSVKRNLWQSIVAAICLGLIWDSLTGFFPSHILGLVIVSLFTSNVYKDKYVKEDVISLTLIVFGMAIINETIIALQYSLQTEIPLIDIWLNYQKNSLTSAIISSLWTPLIYYPLDYILSPLPHEK encoded by the coding sequence ATGTTAAAAATACTAGATATAAGTTGGAAAAATAATTATTGGTTACGAATATTTTTAATTATTTTTTCGTTAATTATTTGTTGTTTATTATTATTAGTAAGAATTTCAGGATTAGAATTAATTGGGATAACTCCGAATTGGTTATTAATTTGGTTAGTAATTTGGAGTGTTAAGCGCAATTTATGGCAAAGTATCGTAGCGGCTATTTGTTTAGGATTGATATGGGATAGTTTAACAGGTTTTTTCCCTTCTCATATTTTAGGTTTAGTGATAGTGAGTTTATTTACTAGCAATGTTTATAAAGATAAGTATGTTAAAGAAGATGTTATTTCCCTAACTTTAATAGTTTTTGGAATGGCAATTATTAATGAGACAATTATAGCCTTACAATACAGTCTTCAAACTGAAATACCTTTAATCGATATATGGTTAAATTATCAAAAAAATTCTTTAACTTCTGCCATTATTAGCAGTTTATGGACTCCTTTAATATATTATCCTCTTGATTATATTTTAAGTCCCTTACCTCATGAGAAATAA
- a CDS encoding prohibitin family protein, translated as MGKNKFLSKPINLLFLSLILIIVLNPFAIVNAGERGILMRFGEVQKDILEEGIHFILPLVNTVQKITVRIQKEEIRTEASTKDLQEVFNEIALNWHLNPHKVNLIFQQIGTENDMIQSIINPAIQEIVKAVLAKYTAEEIILKREELKREIDLLLTRRLNKYFVEVDDISLVHIDFSDHFIEAVEAKQIAEQEAKKAGFKVLKAQKDAEVNISLAKGEAEAHRILQESLTPEILKRQAINQWNGNLPLMMGKDDIKLFNLDLEDWQNLPKKSK; from the coding sequence ATGGGCAAAAATAAATTTTTATCTAAACCCATTAACTTACTTTTTTTATCTTTAATTCTTATAATTGTACTCAACCCTTTTGCCATTGTTAATGCAGGTGAAAGGGGTATTTTAATGCGTTTCGGGGAAGTGCAAAAAGATATTTTAGAAGAAGGAATACATTTTATTCTTCCTTTAGTTAATACTGTACAAAAAATAACAGTTAGGATTCAAAAAGAAGAAATTAGGACAGAAGCATCCACAAAAGATTTACAGGAAGTATTTAATGAAATTGCTTTAAATTGGCACTTAAATCCCCATAAGGTTAATTTAATTTTTCAGCAAATTGGTACAGAAAATGATATGATTCAAAGTATCATTAATCCAGCAATTCAAGAAATCGTTAAAGCTGTTTTAGCTAAATACACTGCCGAAGAAATCATCCTTAAAAGAGAAGAGTTAAAAAGAGAAATTGATTTATTATTAACCCGCAGATTAAATAAATATTTCGTAGAAGTTGATGATATATCTTTAGTTCATATTGACTTTTCTGATCACTTTATTGAAGCCGTAGAAGCCAAACAAATTGCAGAACAAGAGGCAAAAAAAGCAGGTTTTAAAGTCCTAAAAGCTCAAAAAGATGCAGAGGTTAATATCAGTTTAGCGAAAGGAGAAGCAGAAGCCCACCGTATTTTGCAAGAATCTCTAACCCCAGAAATTTTAAAAAGACAAGCAATTAATCAATGGAATGGAAATTTACCTTTAATGATGGGTAAAGATGATATAAAACTATTCAATTTAGACTTAGAAGATTGGCAGAATCTACCAAAAAAAAGTAAGTAA
- a CDS encoding phosphatase PAP2 family protein gives MQNITFNKYIKTTYKRFQHNHKIIIWGLVLPLVTFLILALNIISLKDSNFSWDILILSHIHKSSQPFLDNFASVLTNFGGFRLILLLITPIILLLLFLRKKGSLTYLTISIFSSAIVNFIIKIIFHRPRPHLWESGYPFPSDFSFPSGHAMASMTLALTILVIFWDSFKNPLILILAGIYVISIAWTRLYLGVHFPSDILGGWLLAIAWTTLVTFLFNFPENNKNTN, from the coding sequence ATGCAAAATATAACTTTCAACAAATATATTAAAACTACTTATAAAAGATTTCAGCATAATCATAAAATAATTATTTGGGGGTTGGTACTGCCTTTAGTTACTTTTTTAATTTTAGCCTTAAATATTATTTCTTTAAAAGATAGTAATTTTTCATGGGATATTTTGATTTTATCTCATATTCATAAAAGCTCTCAACCTTTTTTAGATAATTTTGCCTCCGTTTTAACTAATTTTGGTGGATTTAGATTAATTTTGCTATTAATAACTCCGATTATTTTATTACTTTTATTTTTAAGAAAAAAAGGTTCATTAACTTATTTAACTATCAGCATTTTTAGCAGTGCAATAGTTAATTTTATCATCAAAATAATATTCCATCGTCCTCGTCCCCATTTATGGGAATCTGGTTATCCTTTTCCTTCAGACTTTTCTTTTCCAAGTGGTCACGCTATGGCTAGTATGACTCTCGCTTTAACTATTTTAGTCATTTTTTGGGATAGTTTTAAAAACCCATTGATCTTGATTTTAGCTGGAATTTATGTAATTTCCATCGCTTGGACTCGTTTATATTTAGGAGTTCATTTCCCTAGTGATATACTAGGAGGATGGTTATTAGCTATAGCATGGACAACCCTAGTAACATTTTTATTTAATTTCCCTGAAAACAACAAAAATACTAACTAA